The following coding sequences lie in one Niabella agricola genomic window:
- a CDS encoding sulfatase family protein, giving the protein MKRLSMLTRMKEKIMIALLMVLVAGTMHAQRPNIVLIISDDHAFQAISAYGNKQIQTPGIDRLAKEGALFSNAYVTNSLCGPSRASILTGTYSHVNGFKDNVNFNFNFNQGSFAKILQGAGYQTAWIGKMHLGDSIPQGLDYYSILPGQGQYYNPDFIQTGNKTRRYNGYVTDVITDVAEDWLEHRDASKPFCLVIGHKATHRTWMPALEDLGCYDNIDFPLPEDFYDDYSTRKAAAVQDMTIAKTMRMMHDLKIYEPGDSLAIENSVKRMTKEQKQKWFAYYARVKADLDAKAPKGKALTEWKYQRYMKDYLATAASLDRNISKTLDFLDKNGLSKNTLVIYMSDQGFYMGEHGWFDKRFMYEESFRTPMVMRYPGVIKPRRVINDYVMNIDLAPTFVEMAGARVPERMQGISFLPLLKNKKYASRNALYYHYYENGEHAVSPHFGIKTKRYKLIRFYDKVESWELFDLQQDPHELKNVYDDPAMAPVVASLKKELLEQIRNYNDVEAEAIFNK; this is encoded by the coding sequence AATGATAGCCTTGTTGATGGTACTGGTTGCCGGTACCATGCATGCCCAGCGTCCGAATATCGTATTGATCATTTCCGATGATCATGCGTTCCAGGCCATCAGTGCCTATGGCAATAAACAGATCCAAACACCGGGTATTGACCGGCTGGCAAAGGAAGGTGCACTGTTCAGCAACGCCTATGTAACCAATTCCCTTTGCGGACCCAGCCGGGCCAGCATTCTTACCGGCACCTATAGTCATGTTAACGGTTTTAAAGACAATGTGAATTTTAACTTTAATTTCAACCAGGGCAGTTTTGCCAAGATATTGCAGGGTGCAGGATATCAAACCGCCTGGATCGGTAAAATGCACCTGGGCGACAGTATTCCCCAGGGATTGGATTATTACAGCATCCTGCCCGGACAGGGACAGTATTATAACCCGGATTTTATCCAAACCGGCAATAAGACCCGCCGGTACAACGGTTATGTGACCGATGTGATCACCGATGTGGCAGAAGACTGGCTGGAACACCGGGATGCTTCCAAACCTTTTTGCCTGGTGATCGGGCATAAAGCCACACATCGTACCTGGATGCCGGCGCTGGAAGACCTGGGCTGTTATGACAATATTGACTTTCCCTTGCCGGAAGATTTTTATGATGACTATAGCACTAGGAAAGCGGCTGCTGTACAGGACATGACCATTGCCAAAACCATGCGCATGATGCATGATCTGAAAATATATGAACCCGGCGATTCACTGGCGATAGAAAACAGTGTAAAACGGATGACAAAAGAGCAAAAGCAAAAATGGTTTGCCTATTATGCCAGGGTGAAAGCCGACCTGGATGCCAAGGCACCGAAAGGAAAGGCGCTCACTGAATGGAAATACCAGCGTTACATGAAAGATTATCTTGCAACAGCGGCATCGCTCGACCGGAATATCAGCAAGACCCTGGATTTCCTGGACAAGAATGGTTTGTCGAAGAATACCCTGGTAATTTATATGTCGGACCAAGGCTTTTATATGGGCGAGCATGGATGGTTTGATAAGCGGTTTATGTACGAAGAATCCTTCCGCACGCCCATGGTAATGCGGTATCCGGGCGTGATCAAACCAAGGCGGGTGATCAACGATTATGTAATGAATATCGACCTGGCACCTACGTTTGTTGAAATGGCCGGTGCCCGTGTTCCGGAACGCATGCAGGGTATTTCCTTTTTACCATTGCTGAAAAATAAAAAATATGCTTCCCGCAATGCGCTTTATTATCACTATTATGAGAATGGGGAACATGCCGTATCGCCGCATTTTGGTATTAAAACGAAGCGGTATAAACTGATCCGTTTCTATGATAAGGTAGAAAGCTGGGAGTTATTCGACCTGCAGCAGGATCCGCACGAGTTGAAGAACGTGTATGATGATCCGGCGATGGCGCCTGTGGTGGCCTCGCTTAAAAAAGAATTGCTGGAACAGATCCGCAACTATAACGATGTGGAAGCGGAGGCTATTTTTAATAAGTGA